From Cyprinus carpio isolate SPL01 chromosome A7, ASM1834038v1, whole genome shotgun sequence, a single genomic window includes:
- the LOC109066049 gene encoding sterile alpha motif domain-containing protein 9-like, which yields MLFRTEQELTVSRMKRLGIEQKEVTQKFHAFNIMEGGFQEEDAEKLITAEMVNHIEKHTKSSSTRLLSFLALINSYVPDSHLLKLLCEEFISKIEQRFNEENPNLETIMKPFEDLIVTYSEGEQEDQCIRLAHPKIADACLKILTEHKLTRFDIALDFLNSMVKGKESNYGQICKNILITRQGKEQFSRLILDIMYERGNNRKQCIRLLELAANLFSTEPYFPQTLARFYYIKVKEDNKYEKAEEWAEEAIKRDPNNSCIKDTLGQVLKNQLLSETKKPSSDFEECLAITKSAIDAFKKEEEAAENDPEDNTTFNYSGLLGFLQVCKIMIDTRFAKSYVRHKHINFIKAVKDDIETKYDFFEWYLAFSKPRINKEEPVYIHRDVENCYKKYINVLKGASEHALKNPRSDDETQTLLYILANIILSQSGDPCEKIEDLQARLQKLWLREMQDRSPEFYLLILLLFWPDEAQPEITNPPNLEKCLRKMHHSYKRKYQKYLRGRYLVPLFFFGKERGLQRLVHASKLDGTALEILTEGHEHADVECLQRINGEVKNDRVFAVRDGQQIPVTPHNLSSVCNPGQVSFYLGFTIRGPVAYNIRYEEDSALCWSVVVDVSHALQGPAVFPAAAAHEQTFSSMRAPVEPQLSPASEPVSTLTAAEGIFLVSAQEEGLGAEPAVLGSLTGVQASVSPQRSLVDEEFVTNTADVESLGLNPGPLQYLGPLESYRAGS from the exons ATGCTGTTTAGGACTGAGCAAGAGCTGACTGTCAGCAGAATG AAAAGGCTTGGAATTGAACAAAAGGAAGTGACACAAAAGTTTCATGCCTTTAACATAATGGAGGGAGGTTTCCAGGAAGAAGATGCAGAGAAACTGATCACAGCAGAAATGGTGAATCATATCGAAAAGCACACAAAGTCCAGCAGCACAAGACTTCTCAGTTTTTTGGCTTTGATAAACTCATATGTCCCAGATTCACACTTGTTGAAGCTTTTATGTGAGGAATTCATTTCCAAAATAGAACAGCGATTCAATGAGGAAAACCCCAACCTGGAAACAATAATGAAGCCTTTCGAGGATCTCATAGTAACATACTCAGAAGGAGAACAAGAAGACCAATGCATTCGTCTGGCACATCCAAAGATTGCTGATGCCTGCCTAAAAATACTCACTGAGCACAAACTGACAAGATTTGACATTGCTCTTGACTTCTTGAACAGCATGGTGAAAGGAAAGGAGAGTAATTATGGACAAATTTGCAAGAATATATTAATCACAAGACAAGGAAAGGAACAGTTTTCCAGACTGATTCTTGACATCATGTATGAAAGGGGAAATAATCGTAAACAATGCATTCGTTTGCTGGAGTTGGCTGCAAATTTGTTTTCCACAGAGCCTTATTTTCCTCAAACACTTGCACGTTTTTATTACATTAAGGTAAAAGAGGACAACAAATATGAAAAGGCAGAAGAATGGGCAGAAGAGGCCATTAAACGAGATCCCAACAATTCTTGTATTAAGGATACATTGGGGCAAGTTCTCAAAAACCAACTGCTGAGTGAAACTAAAAAGCCATCCTCAGACTTTGAAGAGTGTTTGGCCATTACAAAGTCTGCcattgatgcatttaaaaaagaagaGGAAGCAGCTGAAAATGACCCAGAAGACAACACCACATTCAATTATAGCGGGCTCTTGGGGTTCCTCCAGGTTTGCAAGATCATGATTGATACAAGGTTTGCAAAATCATACGTGCGTCATAAACACATTAATTTCATCAAAGCTGTCAAAGATGATATTGAGACGAAATATGATTTCTTTGAATGGTATCTGGCATTCTCAAAACCAAGGATCAATAAAGAGGAACCAGTCTACATTCATAGAGATGTTGAAAATTGCTACAAGAAAT ACATCAATGTGCTTAAAGGAGCATCAGAGCATGCACTTAAAAATCCACGATCTGATGATGAAACCCAAACCTTGCTCTACATCCTTGCCAACATCATCTTGAGTCAGTCAGGTGATCCGTGTGAAAAAATAGAAGATCTTCAGGCCAGGTTACAGAAACTTTGGCTGAGAGAAATGCAAGACAGAAGCCCAGAGTTTTACCTCTTGATTCTTTTGCTCTTTTGGCCTGATGAAGCACAGCCAGAAATCACAAACCCGCCAAACCTTGAAAAGTGTCTCAGAAAAATGCACCATTCATACAAGAGAAAGTATCAGAAATACCTCCGCGGTCGCTACCTGGTGCCTCTGTTCTTCTTTGGGAAAGAAAGAGGTTTGCAGAGATTGGTTCACGCCTCAAAACTAGATGGAACTGCTCTGGAGATCCTCACTGAAGGACATGAACATGCAGACGTCGAATGTCTTCAGCGTATCAACGGGGAGGTCAAGAATGACAGAGTGTTTGCTGTTAGAGATGGACAACAGATTCCAGTCACTCCTCACAATCTGTCCAGTGTGTGCAATCCAGGCCAGGTGTCTTTCTACCTGGGCTTCACCATCAGAGGACCAGTCGCCTACAACATCAGATATGAAGAGGACT CCGCTCTCTGCTGGTCAGTCGTGGTGGACGTAAGCCATGCTCTTCAGGGTCCTGCAGTGTTTCCCGCAGCGGCGGCACATGAACAGACTTTCTCCAGCATGAGAGCGCCAGTGGAGCCGCAGCTTTCTCCAGCGTCTGAACCTGTGTCCACACTGACTGCAGCTGAAGGGATTTTTCTTGTGTCTGCACAGGAGGAAGGCCTTGGAGCAGAGCCAGCAGTCCTTGGGTCTCTCACCGGTGTGCAAGCGTCTGTGTCTCCTCAGCGTTCACTTGTAGATGAAGAGTTTGTCACAAACACTGCAGACGTGGAGTCTCTTGGACTGAATCCTGGGCCTCTGCAGTATCTCGGCCCTCTGGAGTCGTACAGAGCAGGCTCTTAA
- the LOC109066051 gene encoding caspase activity and apoptosis inhibitor 1-like, which produces MMQEGKKREKEKKRGHSDREHSDGEMKRRSTGRSSEEPEVPQELCDLEEGGLDLNKVFRPISAYMQDREEMLEQCFHVLGENKLLKMLPDQLKDCSFSEIKKLCWDQLQQLSEVHLLEILEGKELSVAPEEKNFTDSQQDSNVDSTSSLREDPETEEKQGAGSGEDSDVLSINAEIDDSDIEGHKVVKAEESARDEALAPSAEPKVELQQDIDRSVSEILAPTSGSEPEDLREASPEKPSAEERAPAAAVKQPSTQQLELLELEMRARAIKALMKASETHKHTHC; this is translated from the exons ATGATGCAGGagggaaagaaaagagagaaagagaagaaacggGGACACAGTGACCGAGAGCACAGTGATGgagagatgaagaggaggagcACTGGACGCAGCTCGGAG gagCCCGAGGTTCCTCAGGAGCTCTGTGATCTGGAGGAGGGTGGACTGGACCTGAACAAGGTCTTCAGACCCATCAGTGCCTACATGCAGGACCGCGAGGAGATGCTGGAGCAGTGCTTTCATGTGCTGGGAGAGAATAAACTCCTGAAGATGCTTCCCGATCAACTCAAG GACTGTTCGTTCAGTGAGATTAAGAAGCTGTGCTGGGATCAGCTGCAGCAGCTCTCTGAGGTTCATCTTCTGGAGATTCTGGAGG GTAAAGAGTTATCAGTCGCACCTGAAGAGAAGAACTTTACTGACAGTCA GCAGGACAGTAACGTGGACTCCACTTCGTCTCTGAGAGAAGATCCTGAAACAGAAGAAAAGCAAG GCGCAGGTTCTGGAGAAGACAGTGACGTTCTCAGCATCAACGCAGAGATTGATGACAGTGACATTGAGGGTCATAAAGTGGTGAAAGCTGAAGAATCGGCGAGAGATGAAGCTCTGGCTCCCAGCGCCGAGCCCAAAGTGGAGCTTCAGCAGGACATCGACAGAAGCGTGAGTGAAATTCTGGCTCCGACGTCTGGCTCTGAGCCCGAAGATCTGAGGGAAGCGTCACCGGAAAAACCATCAGCTGAAGAAAGGGCTCCAGCAGCTGCAGTGAAGCAGCCGTCGACTCAGCAGCTGGAGTTACTGGAGCTGGAGATGAGAGCCAGAGCCATCAAAGCACTCATGAAAGCCAGCGAgacccacaaacacactcactgctga